Proteins from a genomic interval of Lolium perenne isolate Kyuss_39 chromosome 1, Kyuss_2.0, whole genome shotgun sequence:
- the LOC127341808 gene encoding uncharacterized protein isoform X1, which produces MAATTLTMKLLVDSSPPRPRVVFAEAGKDTVDFLFSLLAMPSGTAVKLLGMESMVGSIANLYASIEKLGDPYMEPGATKEAFLCPTVLSPAASPKSSLLCLPGPPSAPKSFYRCDRGGLYSSCRNYVTNDRGARCPACGSQMIYDSRYVSSGTVTQEAKGFVQGGMATYTVTDDLMIFPMSNISNMAMLNTVAVRNLSALQEKTVQIGYEEGLAIVKASLQSKTVLTDVFLRKKPNSSTPSLSNNDRSLPWGA; this is translated from the exons ATGGCAGCAACCACGCTCACCATGAAGCTCCTCGTCGATTCCAGCCCGCCGCGCCCACGCGTGGTGTTCGCGGAGGCCGGCAAGGACACGGTCGACTTCCTCTTCTCCCTCCTCGCCATGCCTTCCGGCACAGCCGTGAAGTTGCTGGGGATGGAGTCCATGGTCGGCAGCATCGCCAACCTCTACGCCAGTAtcgagaagcttggcgacccttaCATGGAGCCTGGCGCAACCAAGGAGGCTTTCCTCTGCCCCACCGTGCTATCCCCTGCGGCGAGCCCCAAGAGCTCCCTCTTATGCTTGCCGGGGCCGCCCTCGGCTCCGAAGAGTTTTTATAGATGTGACCGTGGTGGTTTGTACAGCAGCTGCCGAAACTACGTGACGAACGACAGAGGTGCTCGCTGCCCTGCCTGTGGAAGCCAGATGATTTATGATTCCCGGTATGTGTCATCCGGAACTGTTACCCAAGAAGCCAAAGGGTTCGTGCAGGGTGGCATGGCGACGTACACGGTGACGGACGATCTCATGATCTTTCCCATGTCGAACATCTCCAACATGGCGATGCTCAACACCGTCGCAGTAAGGAACCTTAGCGCACTCCAGGAGAAGACCGTGCAGATCGGGTACGAGGAG GGGTTAGCGATTGTGAAGGCCTCTCTGCAGTCCAAGACTGTCCTCACTGATGTTTTCCTTCGCAAGAAGCCGAACAGCAGCACCCCTTCGTTGTCTAACAACGATAGGTCCCTCCCCTGGGGTGCTTGA
- the LOC127341808 gene encoding uncharacterized protein isoform X2 encodes MAATTLTMKLLVDSSPPRPRVVFAEAGKDTVDFLFSLLAMPSGTAVKLLGMESMVGSIANLYASIEKLGDPYMEPGATKEAFLCPTVLSPAASPKSSLLCLPGPPSAPKSFYRCDRGGLYSSCRNYVTNDRGARCPACGSQMIYDSRYVSSGTVTQEAKGFVQGGMATYTVTDDLMIFPMSNISNMAMLNTVAVRNLSALQEKTVQIGG; translated from the exons ATGGCAGCAACCACGCTCACCATGAAGCTCCTCGTCGATTCCAGCCCGCCGCGCCCACGCGTGGTGTTCGCGGAGGCCGGCAAGGACACGGTCGACTTCCTCTTCTCCCTCCTCGCCATGCCTTCCGGCACAGCCGTGAAGTTGCTGGGGATGGAGTCCATGGTCGGCAGCATCGCCAACCTCTACGCCAGTAtcgagaagcttggcgacccttaCATGGAGCCTGGCGCAACCAAGGAGGCTTTCCTCTGCCCCACCGTGCTATCCCCTGCGGCGAGCCCCAAGAGCTCCCTCTTATGCTTGCCGGGGCCGCCCTCGGCTCCGAAGAGTTTTTATAGATGTGACCGTGGTGGTTTGTACAGCAGCTGCCGAAACTACGTGACGAACGACAGAGGTGCTCGCTGCCCTGCCTGTGGAAGCCAGATGATTTATGATTCCCGGTATGTGTCATCCGGAACTGTTACCCAAGAAGCCAAAGGGTTCGTGCAGGGTGGCATGGCGACGTACACGGTGACGGACGATCTCATGATCTTTCCCATGTCGAACATCTCCAACATGGCGATGCTCAACACCGTCGCAGTAAGGAACCTTAGCGCACTCCAGGAGAAGACCGTGCAGATCGG GGGTTAG